Proteins from a genomic interval of Methanoplanus endosymbiosus:
- a CDS encoding transposase, translating to MAIFGQKNSKIQSDTGLKLGKLELICDIIEDHISFPDGRYYDSKTIVRGTIAAACSKNSISGLVKMTDGLPSHTTCLKYLHNIDMEKLESDSSKILLLAGEGIIIEGRAYNFAIDKTLKPYYGVKDEEEDPNIIRNKKKASTTKFFAYMTLSIVDQDKHLTLLVIPWKDNDNNFDGIKTCVELIRSLGLKIKCLMLDREFYTGKIFSYLKESDVPHLMPVKQHGEELKKNLKGKKSKSFKHTLNSKSKFPLEIEIVDCIVYQMGKKGKNGVLHRAFVVYKVCKSPKSIRRLYKHRFAIESTYVLANKSGARTSTKDPVVRFYYFLISFIIQNHWVSIKWKRFAKLQRGPKVIYRDRFPLHHFITILIKEAWEHFHLLSLNEIAIS from the coding sequence GTGGCAATATTTGGTCAAAAAAACAGCAAAATCCAGTCAGATACAGGACTGAAGCTTGGAAAACTTGAATTGATCTGTGATATTATTGAGGATCATATCTCCTTTCCAGATGGCAGATATTATGATTCAAAAACAATTGTAAGAGGAACAATAGCAGCGGCATGTTCTAAAAATTCGATTTCAGGACTTGTAAAAATGACAGATGGTTTGCCATCCCATACAACCTGTCTGAAATATTTACATAATATTGACATGGAGAAATTAGAATCAGATTCCTCTAAAATACTTTTATTGGCAGGGGAAGGCATAATTATAGAAGGCAGGGCTTACAATTTTGCTATTGATAAAACCCTCAAGCCATATTATGGGGTTAAAGACGAAGAAGAAGATCCTAATATTATACGCAACAAGAAGAAAGCATCGACAACCAAGTTCTTTGCTTACATGACTTTATCGATTGTGGACCAGGATAAGCACCTCACCCTTCTTGTTATTCCCTGGAAAGATAATGATAATAATTTTGATGGAATAAAAACATGTGTTGAGTTAATTCGGAGTTTAGGTCTGAAAATAAAATGTTTAATGTTAGACAGGGAGTTCTACACAGGTAAAATCTTTAGCTACCTAAAAGAATCAGATGTCCCACACCTCATGCCGGTGAAGCAACATGGTGAGGAACTCAAAAAGAATCTAAAAGGTAAAAAATCAAAATCCTTTAAACACACCCTAAATTCAAAATCAAAGTTCCCATTGGAGATAGAAATAGTTGACTGTATTGTCTATCAAATGGGAAAGAAAGGCAAAAATGGTGTACTTCATCGAGCATTTGTAGTTTATAAGGTATGTAAATCTCCAAAATCGATTAGAAGATTGTATAAACACAGATTTGCCATTGAGTCCACATATGTCCTTGCTAATAAAAGTGGTGCAAGGACATCCACTAAGGATCCGGTAGTTAGGTTTTATTATTTTTTAATCTCTTTTATAATACAGAACCATTGGGTTTCAATCAAATGGAAGAGATTTGCAAAACTTCAGAGGGGACCAAAGGTAATTTATAGAGATCGATTTCCCTTGCACC